Proteins co-encoded in one Spirosoma endbachense genomic window:
- a CDS encoding IclR family transcriptional regulator, with protein sequence MVLVVVKALDILEYIARDADRAYSLTEIAEGLNMHQATCVNILQTLVEKSYLEHLGRKKGYRLGPMAYNLTNNLSYSQHLVTAAKEVMESLTARFNETSILGVIRNQKRFIVHLVNSDQDLQVRSRTERSLYETATGRLLLAYLSPRERDSLIANIGLPSSIIWPEADTQAGLEAELSKIQAEGLCVTLSPTHIIGLAVPIRKQKQVVASLSIFLPEIRCSITRQKEIVQSLQLAAQAINERLDA encoded by the coding sequence ATGGTCTTAGTTGTCGTCAAAGCATTAGATATTCTGGAGTATATAGCCCGCGATGCAGACCGGGCTTACTCGCTGACCGAAATAGCCGAGGGATTGAACATGCATCAGGCTACCTGCGTCAATATTTTACAGACGCTGGTTGAAAAAAGCTATCTGGAACATTTGGGCCGAAAAAAAGGCTATCGGCTTGGCCCGATGGCCTACAATTTGACCAACAACTTATCGTATAGTCAGCACCTGGTAACGGCGGCTAAAGAGGTGATGGAAAGCCTGACAGCCCGATTCAATGAGACCTCTATTCTGGGCGTTATCAGAAACCAGAAACGGTTCATTGTTCATTTGGTTAACAGCGACCAGGACTTGCAGGTCCGCAGCCGCACCGAGCGCAGTCTGTACGAGACAGCAACAGGGCGGCTTTTGTTGGCTTATTTGTCGCCTAGAGAGCGGGATAGTCTGATCGCCAATATTGGGTTGCCCTCGTCCATTATTTGGCCGGAAGCAGACACGCAGGCTGGCTTGGAGGCTGAGTTATCCAAAATACAAGCCGAAGGTCTTTGCGTAACGCTGTCGCCAACGCACATTATTGGGCTCGCCGTTCCTATTCGGAAACAGAAGCAGGTGGTTGCCAGTCTCAGTATTTTTTTACCGGAAATCCGCTGCTCAATTACGCGACAGAAGGAAATTGTGCAATCATTACAGCTGGCTGCCCAGGCTATTAATGAACGCCTGGATGCATAA